One genomic region from Cellulomonas fengjieae encodes:
- a CDS encoding multifunctional oxoglutarate decarboxylase/oxoglutarate dehydrogenase thiamine pyrophosphate-binding subunit/dihydrolipoyllysine-residue succinyltransferase subunit encodes MADPDSTRAVFGANEWLVDELFEQYQEDKNSVDPAWWDFFEGYKPEEGLTNGASSPKASAPTKAPANGTPVAPAPAKQAPAVEAPAAPAPAAPAPAAPAPAAPVAKETAPPTPAAPEVEPAALTAPIATAQPATAPYAQVAQRASAVDEAETTDDVQKLRGPAARVVTNMEASLEVPTATSVRAVPAKLMVDNRIVINNHLARGRGGKISFTHLIGFALVEALADMPAMNTSYTVVDDKPSVLTPAHVNLGIAIDLAKPDGTRQLLVPSIKKCETLDFAGFWSAYEDVVRRARGNKLTVEDFAGTTISLTNPGTIGTVHSVPRLMQAQGTIIGVGAMDYPAEFAGTSEDALNKMGISKVLTLTSTYDHRIIQGAQSGDLLRIIARKLLGEDGFYDRVFASLRVPYEPVRWVREAADPDAEAIKPARIAELIHSYRSRGHLMADTDPLAYRQRKHPDLDVQTHGLTLWDLDRTFPTGGFGGKPRAKLREVLGLLRDSYCRTVGSEYMHLQDPRQRRWLQERLEAGFARTPREEQLRILRRLNAAEAFETFLQTKYVGQKRFSLEGGESVIPLLDAILSRAADNGLDEVGIGMAHRGRLNILANIAGKSYAQIFREFEGNQDPKSVQGSGDVKYHLGTEGTFTAESGATTAVYLAANPSHLEAVDPVLEGIVRAKQDRIDLGGDGFSVLPILIHGDAAFAGQGVVFETLNLAQLRGYRTGGTIHLIINNQVGFTTGPSSSRSSQYATDVAKGLQVPIFHVNGDDPEACVRVAALAFEYREQFDRDVIIDMVCYRRRGHNEGDDPSMTQPLMYNLIEAKRSVRKLYTETLVARGDITIEEAEQALQDYQQQLERVFAETREDGYVPAPPEAEAVKGLERPESQLEDAGMMVGWKTAVDAGTLERIGRAHVRPPEGFTVHPKLAQLLAKREAMSREGGIDWGFGELLAFGSLLVEGTPVRLAGQDSRRGTFVQRHAVMHDRETGAEWTPLLYLSADQAKFWVYDSSLSEYAALGFEYGYSVERPDALVLWEAQFGDFVNGAQTIIDEFISSAEQKWAQRSSVVLLLPHGYEGQGPDHSSARIERFLQLAAEDNMTIAQPSTPASHFHLLRRQAYDRPRRPLVVFTPKSMLRLKSASSPVEDFTSGTFRTVIGDELAAPKADQVTRVLLCSGKVYWDLLAHRVKTGDEQTAIVRFEQLYPLDEEAVRAAVAPFDGAELVWVQDEPGNQGPWTFLSMHLPQLLDRTLRVVSRKESASPAAGSAKKHQAQQATLIEAAFAR; translated from the coding sequence ATGGCGGATCCTGACTCGACACGAGCCGTGTTCGGCGCCAACGAGTGGCTCGTCGACGAGCTGTTCGAGCAGTACCAGGAGGACAAGAACTCGGTCGACCCGGCGTGGTGGGACTTCTTCGAGGGCTACAAGCCCGAGGAGGGGCTCACGAACGGCGCCTCGTCCCCGAAGGCATCGGCTCCCACGAAGGCCCCGGCGAACGGCACGCCGGTCGCGCCGGCGCCTGCGAAGCAGGCCCCTGCGGTCGAGGCACCTGCCGCCCCGGCACCTGCCGCCCCGGCACCAGCTGCCCCGGCACCCGCCGCCCCGGTGGCGAAGGAGACGGCGCCGCCGACCCCCGCGGCGCCCGAGGTCGAGCCCGCCGCCCTCACGGCCCCCATCGCGACCGCCCAGCCGGCCACCGCCCCGTACGCGCAGGTCGCCCAGCGCGCCTCCGCGGTCGACGAGGCCGAGACGACGGACGACGTCCAGAAGCTGCGCGGCCCGGCCGCGCGCGTCGTGACCAACATGGAGGCCTCGCTGGAGGTCCCCACGGCGACATCGGTGCGCGCGGTGCCGGCCAAGCTCATGGTCGACAACCGCATCGTCATCAACAACCACCTGGCCCGCGGCCGCGGTGGCAAGATCTCGTTCACGCACCTCATCGGCTTCGCGCTGGTCGAGGCGCTGGCAGACATGCCGGCGATGAACACCTCCTACACGGTCGTCGACGACAAGCCGAGCGTCCTGACGCCCGCGCACGTCAACCTCGGCATCGCGATCGACCTGGCCAAGCCGGACGGCACGCGCCAGCTGCTGGTCCCGTCGATCAAGAAGTGCGAGACGCTCGACTTCGCCGGGTTCTGGTCCGCGTACGAGGACGTCGTGCGGCGCGCCCGCGGCAACAAGCTCACCGTCGAGGACTTCGCCGGCACGACGATCTCGCTGACCAACCCGGGCACCATCGGCACGGTCCACTCGGTGCCGCGTCTCATGCAGGCCCAGGGCACGATCATCGGCGTCGGTGCCATGGACTACCCCGCGGAGTTCGCGGGCACGTCCGAGGACGCCCTGAACAAGATGGGCATCTCCAAGGTCCTGACCCTGACCTCGACGTACGACCACCGGATCATCCAGGGTGCGCAGTCCGGCGACCTCCTGCGCATCATCGCCCGCAAGCTGCTGGGCGAGGACGGCTTCTACGACCGCGTCTTCGCATCCCTGCGGGTGCCCTACGAGCCCGTCCGCTGGGTGCGTGAGGCCGCAGACCCCGACGCCGAGGCGATCAAGCCGGCCCGGATCGCGGAGCTGATCCACTCCTACCGCTCGCGCGGCCACCTCATGGCCGACACGGACCCGCTGGCCTACCGCCAGCGCAAGCACCCCGACCTGGACGTGCAGACCCACGGCCTCACGCTGTGGGACCTCGACCGCACGTTCCCGACGGGCGGCTTCGGCGGCAAGCCCCGCGCCAAGCTGCGCGAGGTGCTCGGCCTGCTGCGGGACTCGTACTGCCGCACGGTGGGAAGCGAGTACATGCACCTGCAGGACCCGCGGCAGCGGCGCTGGCTCCAGGAGCGCCTGGAGGCCGGGTTCGCCCGCACGCCGCGCGAGGAGCAGCTGCGGATCCTGCGCCGGCTGAACGCGGCGGAGGCCTTCGAGACCTTCCTGCAGACCAAGTACGTCGGCCAGAAGCGGTTCTCGCTCGAGGGCGGCGAGTCGGTCATCCCGCTGCTCGACGCGATCCTGTCCCGGGCCGCCGACAACGGGCTCGACGAGGTCGGCATCGGCATGGCCCACCGTGGCCGGCTGAACATCCTGGCCAACATCGCGGGCAAGTCCTACGCGCAGATCTTCCGCGAGTTCGAGGGCAACCAGGACCCCAAGTCGGTGCAGGGCTCGGGCGACGTCAAGTACCACCTGGGCACCGAGGGCACCTTCACCGCGGAGTCCGGCGCGACGACGGCCGTGTACCTGGCCGCCAACCCGTCGCACCTCGAGGCGGTCGACCCGGTGCTCGAGGGCATCGTGCGCGCCAAGCAGGACCGCATCGACCTCGGTGGCGACGGGTTCTCCGTCCTGCCGATCCTCATCCACGGTGACGCCGCGTTCGCCGGCCAGGGCGTGGTGTTCGAGACGCTGAACCTGGCGCAGCTGCGCGGGTACCGCACCGGCGGCACGATCCACCTGATCATCAACAACCAGGTCGGCTTCACCACCGGCCCCTCCTCGTCGCGCTCCTCGCAGTACGCGACCGACGTGGCCAAGGGTCTTCAGGTGCCGATCTTCCACGTCAACGGGGACGACCCGGAGGCGTGCGTGCGGGTCGCGGCGCTAGCGTTCGAGTACCGCGAGCAGTTCGACCGCGACGTCATCATCGACATGGTCTGCTACCGCCGCCGCGGTCACAACGAGGGCGACGACCCCTCGATGACGCAGCCGCTCATGTACAACCTGATCGAGGCCAAGCGCTCGGTGCGCAAGCTCTACACCGAGACGCTGGTGGCGCGCGGCGACATCACGATCGAGGAGGCCGAGCAGGCGCTCCAGGACTACCAGCAGCAGCTGGAGCGGGTGTTCGCGGAGACGCGCGAGGACGGCTACGTCCCGGCTCCGCCGGAGGCCGAGGCCGTCAAGGGCCTCGAGCGGCCGGAGTCGCAGCTCGAGGACGCCGGGATGATGGTGGGCTGGAAGACCGCGGTCGACGCCGGCACGCTCGAGCGCATCGGCCGCGCGCACGTGCGACCGCCGGAGGGCTTCACGGTCCACCCCAAGCTGGCGCAGCTGCTGGCCAAGCGCGAGGCGATGTCCCGCGAGGGCGGCATCGACTGGGGCTTCGGCGAGCTGCTCGCGTTCGGGTCGCTCCTGGTCGAGGGCACTCCCGTGCGCCTCGCCGGGCAGGACTCCCGGCGCGGCACGTTCGTGCAGCGGCACGCGGTCATGCACGACCGCGAGACCGGTGCCGAGTGGACCCCCCTGCTGTACCTGTCGGCCGACCAGGCCAAGTTCTGGGTGTACGACTCGTCGCTGTCCGAGTACGCGGCCCTCGGGTTCGAGTACGGGTACTCGGTCGAGCGCCCGGACGCCCTGGTGCTGTGGGAGGCGCAGTTCGGCGACTTCGTCAACGGCGCCCAGACGATCATCGACGAGTTCATCTCGTCCGCCGAGCAGAAGTGGGCGCAGCGCTCGTCCGTCGTGCTGCTGCTCCCCCACGGCTACGAGGGGCAGGGACCGGACCACTCGTCCGCACGCATCGAGCGGTTCCTGCAGCTCGCGGCCGAGGACAACATGACGATCGCGCAGCCGTCGACCCCGGCGTCGCACTTCCACCTGCTGCGTCGCCAGGCCTACGACCGGCCGCGTCGCCCGCTGGTGGTCTTCACGCCGAAGTCGATGCTGCGCCTGAAGTCGGCGTCGTCCCCGGTGGAGGACTTCACCTCGGGCACGTTCCGCACGGTCATCGGCGACGAGCTGGCCGCCCCCAAGGCCGACCAGGTCACCCGTGTGCTGCTGTGCTCCGGCAAGGTCTACTGGGACCTGCTGGCGCACCGCGTCAAGACCGGCGACGAGCAGACGGCGATCGTCCGGTTCGAGCAGCTGTACCCACTCGACGAGGAGGCCGTGCGCGCCGCGGTCGCCCCGTTCGACGGTGCGGAGCTGGTGTGGGTGCAGGACGAGCCGGGCAACCAGGGTCCGTGGACGTTCCTGTCCATGCACCTGCCGCAGCTGCTGGACCGCACGCTGCGGGTGGTCTCCCGCAAGGAGTCGGCCTCGCCGGCCGCCGGGTCCGCCAAGAAGCACCAGGCCCAGCAGGCCACGCTCATCGAGGCGGCGTTCGCGCGCTGA
- a CDS encoding GlxA family transcriptional regulator has protein sequence MLRTVAAIALPNVAPFELGVACEVFGIDRRDTGGPVFDFTVCGIEPGVVPTKGAGYSVTVDHGLEATRDVDLVIVPAYGEADSAPEPVLEALRDAHARGAWVLSICSGSFALGYAGLLDGRRCTTHWMYTDELARRFPQARVNPAVLYVDDDRVITSAGTAAGIDACLHLVRRELGAAAASAVARRMVVPPHRDGGQAQFVDTPLPCDADTLAPLLAWMVENLEEELSVPELAARAFVSERTFARRFRAETGTTPAAWVTRQRVARAQEMLERSDAGIEEIARLCGFGTAAVLRHHFARTLGTSPQAYRRAFAPAPVS, from the coding sequence ATGCTCCGTACCGTCGCGGCCATCGCCCTGCCCAACGTCGCACCGTTCGAGCTGGGTGTCGCCTGCGAGGTGTTCGGCATCGACCGGCGCGACACCGGCGGCCCCGTCTTCGACTTCACGGTCTGCGGCATCGAGCCGGGCGTCGTGCCGACGAAGGGCGCCGGCTACTCCGTGACGGTCGACCACGGGCTCGAGGCGACCAGGGACGTCGACCTGGTGATCGTCCCGGCGTACGGCGAGGCGGACTCCGCGCCCGAGCCGGTGCTCGAGGCCCTGCGGGACGCGCACGCCCGCGGCGCCTGGGTGCTGAGCATCTGCAGCGGCTCGTTCGCGCTCGGGTACGCGGGCCTCCTGGACGGCCGCCGGTGCACGACCCACTGGATGTACACCGACGAGCTGGCCCGGCGGTTCCCGCAGGCCCGGGTCAACCCCGCCGTCCTCTACGTCGACGACGACCGAGTGATCACGAGCGCCGGCACGGCGGCCGGCATCGACGCGTGCCTGCACCTCGTCCGTCGCGAGCTCGGTGCCGCTGCGGCGTCGGCCGTCGCGCGCCGGATGGTCGTGCCCCCGCACCGCGACGGCGGCCAGGCCCAGTTCGTCGACACCCCGCTGCCGTGCGACGCGGACACCCTGGCCCCCCTGCTCGCCTGGATGGTGGAGAACCTCGAGGAGGAGCTGAGCGTGCCGGAGCTCGCCGCGCGGGCGTTCGTGTCCGAGCGGACGTTCGCCCGCCGGTTCCGCGCCGAGACCGGCACGACGCCCGCGGCGTGGGTGACCCGGCAGCGCGTGGCCCGCGCCCAGGAGATGCTCGAGCGGTCCGACGCGGGCATCGAGGAGATCGCGCGGCTGTGCGGCTTCGGCACCGCGGCGGTGCTGCGCCACCACTTCGCACGCACGCTCGGCACCAGCCCGCAGGCGTACCGGCGCGCCTTCGCCCCCGCCCCCGTCTCCTGA
- a CDS encoding GDSL-type esterase/lipase family protein, with the protein MGELPLRLAVVGDELVAGAGDPKALGWVGRVAARTPTPDPLTVLTLAVPGETTTALGARWDDEVSRRLSPEADNRLVVALGRADVAAGLSLARSRLNLANILDVAEQRRIPTFVVGPPPGGTADADTLADLSAAFADVATRRRVPFVDTYTPLAAHDQWLGDLAAGDGVLPGQAGYGLMAWLVLHTGWHTWLGLPDDS; encoded by the coding sequence GTGGGAGAGCTGCCGCTGCGGCTGGCGGTGGTCGGCGACGAGCTCGTGGCCGGCGCAGGCGACCCCAAGGCGCTCGGCTGGGTGGGCCGCGTGGCCGCCCGGACACCGACGCCGGACCCGTTGACCGTCCTGACGCTCGCCGTGCCGGGCGAGACCACCACCGCGCTGGGCGCACGGTGGGACGACGAGGTCTCGCGCCGCCTGTCCCCCGAGGCCGACAACCGCCTCGTCGTCGCGCTGGGTCGCGCCGACGTCGCCGCCGGTCTGTCCCTGGCCCGTAGCCGGCTCAACCTGGCCAACATCCTCGACGTCGCCGAGCAGCGCCGGATCCCCACGTTCGTGGTCGGCCCTCCGCCCGGCGGCACGGCCGACGCCGACACGCTGGCCGACCTGTCCGCCGCGTTCGCGGACGTCGCGACCCGTCGCCGGGTGCCGTTCGTGGACACCTACACGCCACTGGCCGCCCACGACCAGTGGCTGGGCGACCTCGCCGCCGGCGACGGCGTCCTGCCCGGCCAGGCGGGCTACGGGCTGATGGCCTGGCTGGTGCTGCACACCGGGTGGCACACCTGGCTCGGCCTGCCCGACGACTCCTGA